In Enterobacter cloacae, the following are encoded in one genomic region:
- a CDS encoding hydrogenase nickel incorporation protein HypB translates to MCSTCGCAEGNLYIEGDEHRPHSAFRSAPFSPAARPASVITGITFAPQQSGAGDLHYGHGEAGTHAPGISQRQMLEVEINVLDKNNQLAARNRARFATRKQLVLNLVSSPGSGKTTLLTETLKRLNGSVSCAVIEGDQQTVNDAARIRETGTPAIQVNTGKGCHLDAQMIADAAPRLPLTDNGILFIENVGNLVCPASFDLGERHKVAVLSITEGEDKPLKYPHMFAAASLMLLNKVDLLPYLNFDVDKCLAYAREVNPDITILLVSATRGDGMDAWLNWLESERCA, encoded by the coding sequence ATGTGTAGTACCTGCGGTTGTGCTGAAGGCAACCTGTATATAGAAGGGGATGAACACCGTCCTCACTCTGCGTTTCGCTCCGCGCCCTTTTCCCCTGCGGCTCGTCCCGCATCGGTGATAACCGGTATCACCTTTGCCCCTCAACAATCCGGTGCGGGCGATTTGCATTATGGCCACGGCGAAGCGGGCACGCATGCACCGGGCATCAGCCAGCGTCAGATGCTGGAAGTCGAAATCAACGTACTCGACAAAAATAACCAACTCGCGGCCCGTAACCGCGCCCGCTTTGCCACGCGTAAGCAGCTGGTACTGAACCTGGTGTCCAGCCCCGGCTCCGGCAAAACCACGCTACTCACGGAAACGCTCAAACGTCTGAACGGAAGTGTCTCCTGTGCGGTGATTGAAGGCGATCAGCAAACCGTAAACGACGCCGCGCGCATTCGCGAAACCGGCACACCGGCCATTCAGGTTAACACCGGTAAAGGTTGCCACCTGGATGCGCAGATGATTGCCGATGCCGCGCCGCGTCTGCCGCTGACAGATAACGGCATCCTGTTTATTGAGAACGTGGGCAACCTGGTTTGTCCGGCAAGCTTCGATCTCGGTGAACGGCATAAAGTGGCGGTGCTCTCCATAACCGAAGGGGAGGACAAGCCGCTGAAGTACCCGCACATGTTCGCCGCCGCCTCGCTGATGCTGCTGAACAAAGTGGATTTGCTGCCGTACCTGAACTTCGACGTGGACAAATGTCTGGCGTACGCCCGTGAAGTGAACCCGGATATTACGATCCTGCTGGTGTCCGCCACGCGCGGTGACGGCATGGACGCCTGGCTGAACTGGCTGGAGAGTGAACGATGTGCATAG
- a CDS encoding hydrogenase assembly chaperone has product MCIGVPGQIHSIDGNQAKVEVCGILRDVDLTLVGSTDETGESRLGQWVLVHVGFAMSVINEAEARDTLDALQNMFDVEPDVGALLYGEEQ; this is encoded by the coding sequence ATGTGCATAGGCGTCCCGGGACAAATTCACTCCATTGACGGAAATCAGGCCAAAGTTGAGGTTTGTGGCATTTTGCGCGACGTCGACCTGACGCTGGTGGGCAGCACCGATGAAACCGGTGAATCACGCCTTGGTCAGTGGGTACTGGTACACGTGGGGTTTGCCATGAGCGTGATAAATGAAGCGGAAGCCCGCGACACGCTGGATGCCCTGCAAAACATGTTTGACGTTGAGCCTGACGTCGGCGCACTGCTGTACGGCGAGGAGCAATAA
- a CDS encoding ABC transporter substrate-binding protein: protein MKKIICALSLAFASASSALATTYPLTIENCGYKETFTKAPERVVALGQNTVEILLLLGLQNNITASAFWPTKVLPQLAEQNAKIKTLTVEIPTLESILAQNPDFVPAQLPLLLGPESKVAKREDLATVGVNSYLSPGMCATKKAAGDMYGSRQKLWNMTLLYKEIEDFAAIFNVQSRGEALIADFKKRENDLRKTFSKNKKDLSFVFWFSSSSPSADAYVGGKNSASGFIANVLGGHNAITSETEWPTVGWESIIAANPDVIVVSSLDRNRWALDNAEEKIKFLKSDPAVSQLDAVKKGHIVVMDGQAMNPTIRTIYGAEQVGEQLRKLGLN from the coding sequence ATGAAAAAAATCATCTGCGCGTTAAGCCTGGCGTTTGCGTCAGCCAGTTCTGCTCTGGCAACCACGTACCCTCTGACGATTGAAAACTGCGGGTATAAAGAGACATTTACTAAAGCCCCTGAGCGGGTGGTTGCTCTCGGTCAGAATACCGTCGAGATTTTGCTGCTGTTAGGCCTGCAAAATAACATTACCGCCAGTGCGTTTTGGCCGACCAAAGTTCTGCCGCAGCTGGCTGAACAAAATGCAAAAATCAAAACGCTGACGGTAGAAATCCCCACCCTTGAATCAATCCTTGCGCAAAACCCTGATTTTGTTCCTGCACAACTCCCCCTCTTACTGGGGCCAGAAAGCAAGGTGGCAAAACGTGAAGATTTGGCCACCGTCGGCGTAAACAGCTATTTATCTCCGGGGATGTGTGCGACCAAAAAAGCCGCAGGTGATATGTACGGCAGCCGTCAAAAGCTGTGGAATATGACCTTGCTCTATAAAGAGATTGAAGATTTCGCGGCAATCTTTAACGTGCAATCTCGTGGCGAAGCACTGATTGCCGATTTCAAAAAACGTGAGAATGACCTGCGTAAAACGTTCAGTAAGAATAAAAAGGATCTCTCTTTTGTCTTCTGGTTCTCCAGTTCTTCCCCTTCTGCTGATGCTTACGTAGGCGGAAAAAACAGCGCCTCTGGGTTTATCGCCAACGTTCTCGGTGGACATAACGCCATCACCTCCGAAACCGAATGGCCGACGGTGGGCTGGGAAAGCATTATCGCCGCGAACCCCGATGTGATCGTGGTCTCCAGCCTGGATCGTAACCGTTGGGCGCTTGATAATGCTGAAGAAAAAATCAAATTCCTGAAAAGTGATCCTGCCGTCAGCCAGCTGGATGCAGTGAAAAAAGGTCATATTGTGGTGATGGATGGTCAGGCGATGAACCCGACAATCCGCACGATTTACGGGGCTGAACAAGTGGGTGAACAGCTCAGAAAACTGGGGCTGAACTGA
- a CDS encoding hydrogenase expression/formation protein HypE: MNTVEMAHGSGGQAMQQLINRLFMEAFNNPWLAEQEDQARIALSTLTAQGDRLAFSTDSYVIDPLFFPGGDIGKLAVCGTANDVAVSGAIPRYLSCGFILEEGLPMETLTTVVNSMAHTAREAGIAIVTGDTKVVQRGAADKLFINTAGMGAIPAEIHWGAQQLAVGDVLLVSGTLGCHGATILNLREGLGLDGELRSDCAVLTPLIQTLRSIPGVKALRDATRGGVNAVVHEFAASCGCGIELTERGLPVKPAVRGLCELLGLDPLNFANEGKLVIGVERAAADAVLEQLRAHPLGKEAAIVGEVVERKGVRLAGLYGVKRTLDLPHAEPLPRIC; encoded by the coding sequence ATGAATACGGTTGAAATGGCGCACGGCAGCGGCGGCCAGGCGATGCAACAGCTGATTAACCGGCTATTTATGGAAGCCTTTAACAACCCCTGGCTGGCCGAGCAGGAAGACCAGGCACGTATTGCCCTCTCGACCCTCACCGCGCAGGGTGACAGGCTGGCATTTTCCACTGACAGCTACGTGATCGACCCGCTGTTCTTTCCTGGAGGCGATATCGGCAAGCTGGCTGTCTGCGGTACCGCGAACGATGTTGCCGTCAGCGGTGCAATCCCGCGCTACCTCTCCTGCGGGTTTATCCTCGAAGAGGGGTTGCCGATGGAAACGCTCACTACCGTAGTCAACAGCATGGCGCATACTGCACGCGAGGCGGGTATCGCCATCGTCACCGGCGATACCAAAGTGGTACAGCGCGGTGCGGCAGATAAACTGTTCATCAATACTGCCGGAATGGGGGCTATCCCTGCGGAGATCCACTGGGGTGCTCAGCAGCTTGCCGTGGGCGATGTGTTGTTAGTCAGCGGCACGCTGGGTTGCCACGGCGCAACCATACTGAACCTGCGCGAAGGTCTGGGGCTGGATGGCGAGTTACGCAGCGACTGCGCCGTACTCACCCCACTTATCCAGACGCTGCGTTCCATTCCGGGCGTGAAAGCCCTGCGCGATGCCACACGCGGTGGTGTCAATGCGGTGGTGCACGAATTCGCCGCAAGCTGCGGCTGCGGAATTGAACTGACTGAACGCGGTCTGCCCGTCAAACCCGCCGTTCGTGGGCTTTGCGAGCTGCTGGGTCTCGATCCGCTAAACTTTGCGAACGAAGGTAAGCTGGTGATTGGCGTTGAACGCGCAGCGGCCGATGCGGTGCTGGAACAGCTGCGGGCACATCCCTTAGGGAAAGAGGCCGCGATCGTTGGCGAAGTGGTTGAGCGCAAAGGGGTGCGCCTGGCCGGACTTTATGGTGTGAAGCGTACGCTGGATCTCCCGCACGCGGAACCCCTACCCAGAATTTGCTAG
- a CDS encoding transcriptional regulator FhlA, whose protein sequence is MPYTPMSNLGQQGLFDITHTLLQQPDLGSLSDALTRLVRQSALADSAAIVLWHSGSHRASYYSTRDSGKIFEYEDETFLAHGPVRRILSRPEALHCNFDEFRQAWPMLAESHLYPPFGHYCLLPLAVEGHIFGGCEFIRNTDQSWSEAEYERLHTFTQIVAVVAEQIQSRVSNNVDYDLLSRERDNFRILVAITNAVLSRLDMDELVSEVSKEIHHYFKIDAISIALRGHRKGKLNIYSTHYLDEANPAHEQSEVDEAGTLSERMFKSKEILLLNLNEQDAQAPYERMLFNIWGNNIQTLCLLPLMSGNTMLGVLKLAQCEEGVFTTANLKLLRQIAERISIALDNALAYQEIHRLKERLVDENLALTEQLNNVDSEFGEIIGRSEAMYSVLKQVEMVAQSDSTVLILGETGTGKELIARAIHNLSNRNSRRMVKMNCAAMPAGLLESDLFGHERGAFTGASSQRLGRFELADKSSLFLDEVGDMPLELQPKLLRVLQEQEFERLGSNKLIQTDVRLIAATNRDLKKMVADREFRSDLYYRLNVFPICLPPLRERPEDIPLLVKAFTAKIARRMGRNIDSIPAETLRTLSLMEWPGNVRELENVIERAVLLTRGSVLQLSLPEVSLPETSVIATDVAQDGENECQLIMRVLKETNGVVAGPKGAAQRLGLKRTTLLSRMKRLGIDKESLV, encoded by the coding sequence ATGCCGTATACACCGATGAGCAATCTTGGACAGCAAGGCCTGTTTGACATCACGCACACACTTTTGCAGCAGCCCGACCTCGGCTCGCTGAGCGATGCCCTGACGCGGCTGGTCAGACAATCTGCGCTGGCGGACAGCGCCGCGATTGTGCTCTGGCATAGCGGGAGCCATCGCGCGAGCTATTACTCCACACGAGATAGCGGCAAAATCTTTGAATATGAAGATGAAACTTTCCTGGCACATGGCCCTGTCCGGCGCATTCTTTCCCGCCCGGAAGCCCTGCACTGCAACTTTGATGAATTCCGACAAGCCTGGCCGATGCTGGCAGAGAGCCATTTATATCCGCCATTCGGGCACTACTGCCTGCTGCCGCTGGCCGTGGAAGGCCATATTTTCGGTGGCTGCGAGTTTATTCGCAATACCGACCAGTCGTGGAGCGAGGCGGAATATGAGCGTCTGCACACCTTTACCCAGATAGTGGCCGTCGTTGCAGAGCAGATCCAAAGCCGCGTCAGTAACAATGTGGACTACGACCTGCTGAGCCGCGAGCGTGACAACTTCCGCATTCTGGTGGCGATCACTAACGCCGTGCTGTCACGGCTCGACATGGATGAACTGGTCAGCGAAGTCTCGAAAGAGATCCACCACTATTTCAAAATCGATGCCATCAGCATTGCGCTCCGGGGCCATCGTAAGGGCAAACTGAATATTTACTCCACGCACTATCTTGATGAGGCAAACCCGGCTCACGAGCAGAGCGAAGTGGATGAAGCAGGCACCCTTTCTGAACGGATGTTCAAAAGCAAAGAGATCCTGCTGCTCAATCTCAATGAACAGGATGCACAGGCCCCCTACGAGCGGATGCTGTTTAACATCTGGGGCAATAACATCCAGACGCTGTGTCTGCTCCCCCTGATGTCCGGCAACACCATGCTGGGCGTCCTGAAGCTGGCGCAGTGTGAGGAAGGCGTTTTTACTACCGCCAACCTGAAGCTGCTGCGCCAGATCGCCGAGCGTATTTCCATCGCGCTGGATAACGCGCTGGCCTATCAGGAAATCCACCGTCTGAAAGAACGGCTGGTGGATGAAAACCTGGCGCTGACCGAGCAGCTCAACAACGTTGACAGCGAGTTTGGTGAGATTATCGGGCGTAGCGAAGCGATGTACAGCGTACTCAAGCAGGTTGAGATGGTGGCACAAAGCGACAGTACGGTGCTTATCCTGGGTGAAACGGGCACGGGTAAAGAGCTGATTGCCCGCGCGATCCACAATTTAAGTAACCGCAACAGCCGTCGCATGGTGAAGATGAACTGCGCCGCCATGCCTGCAGGTTTGCTGGAAAGCGATCTCTTCGGCCATGAACGCGGTGCCTTTACCGGTGCCAGTAGCCAGCGTCTGGGCCGTTTTGAGCTGGCGGATAAAAGCTCGCTGTTTCTGGATGAAGTGGGCGATATGCCGCTGGAGCTGCAGCCAAAACTGCTTCGCGTCCTGCAGGAGCAGGAGTTTGAACGCCTCGGCAGCAACAAACTGATTCAGACAGACGTGCGATTGATTGCCGCCACCAACCGCGACCTGAAAAAAATGGTCGCCGACCGCGAATTTCGAAGCGATCTCTATTATCGCCTGAACGTCTTCCCGATTTGCCTGCCGCCGCTGCGCGAACGCCCGGAAGATATCCCCCTGCTGGTCAAAGCCTTTACGGCTAAAATTGCGCGCCGGATGGGGCGAAACATCGACAGCATTCCCGCCGAGACGTTGCGTACCCTCTCGTTGATGGAGTGGCCCGGCAACGTGCGCGAACTGGAAAACGTCATTGAACGCGCGGTACTGCTGACGCGCGGCAGCGTATTGCAACTGTCGCTGCCGGAAGTCTCTCTGCCGGAAACCTCCGTGATAGCAACCGACGTGGCACAGGACGGTGAAAACGAATGCCAGCTGATTATGCGCGTGCTGAAAGAGACGAACGGTGTGGTTGCCGGACCAAAAGGCGCGGCACAGCGGCTGGGGCTGAAACGCACCACGCTGTTGTCTCGCATGAAGCGTCTGGGAATTGATAAAGAGAGCCTGGTTTAA
- the hypA gene encoding putative hydrogenase nickel incorporation protein HypA: MHEITLCQRALELIEQQAVQHNAKRVTGVWLKIGAFSCVETSALTFCFELVCRDTLAEGCELHIEEQQAECWCEQCQQYVTLLSSKVRSCPQCQSTGLRIVADDGMQIQRLEIERE; this comes from the coding sequence ATGCACGAAATCACCCTCTGCCAGCGAGCGCTGGAGCTCATCGAACAGCAGGCAGTGCAGCACAACGCAAAACGCGTGACCGGTGTCTGGCTGAAAATCGGGGCATTTTCCTGTGTCGAAACCAGCGCCCTCACCTTCTGTTTTGAGCTGGTGTGTCGCGACACACTGGCGGAAGGCTGTGAACTTCACATTGAAGAACAGCAGGCAGAGTGCTGGTGCGAGCAGTGCCAGCAGTACGTCACCCTGTTGTCATCAAAAGTCCGGAGCTGCCCGCAGTGCCAGAGCACCGGGCTGCGCATCGTGGCGGATGACGGCATGCAGATCCAACGCCTCGAAATCGAGAGGGAGTAA
- a CDS encoding formate hydrogenlyase subunit 4 — protein sequence MSLLLALLQALVLFAVAPLLSGVSRVARARMHNRRGPGVLQEYRDLFKLFTRQSVAPDAAGWVFRLTPFVMVGVMLTIATALPVVTVGSPLPVLGDLITLIYLFAIARFFFAIAGLDTGSPFTGIGASREAMLGVLVEPILLLGLWVAAQVAGSTHISFITDTVYHWPVARSIPLVLALCACAFATFIEMGKLPFDLAEAEQELQEGPLTEYSGYGFAVLKWGISLKQLVVLQMFAGVFFPWGQMTHFSVGGLVLAAIVAALKLLVGVLVIALFENSMARLRFVATSRITWAGFGFAFLAFVSFLVA from the coding sequence ATGAGTCTGTTACTGGCATTACTTCAGGCGCTGGTGTTATTCGCCGTTGCGCCATTGCTTTCCGGGGTGAGCCGCGTGGCGCGCGCCCGGATGCACAACCGTCGTGGGCCTGGCGTGCTGCAGGAGTACCGCGATCTCTTCAAATTGTTCACGCGTCAGAGCGTTGCACCGGATGCCGCAGGCTGGGTCTTCCGCCTGACGCCGTTTGTGATGGTGGGCGTGATGCTGACCATCGCCACCGCGCTGCCGGTGGTGACGGTCGGTTCTCCACTGCCGGTGCTGGGCGATCTGATCACGCTTATCTACCTCTTCGCCATCGCCCGTTTCTTCTTTGCGATTGCAGGCCTGGACACCGGTAGCCCGTTTACCGGCATCGGTGCCAGCCGCGAGGCGATGTTGGGTGTGCTGGTTGAGCCGATCCTGCTGCTGGGGCTGTGGGTCGCCGCGCAGGTGGCGGGGTCAACCCATATCAGCTTTATCACCGACACCGTCTACCACTGGCCTGTGGCCCGCTCCATTCCGCTGGTTCTGGCCTTGTGTGCCTGTGCGTTTGCCACCTTTATTGAGATGGGCAAATTGCCGTTTGACCTCGCCGAAGCGGAGCAGGAGCTACAGGAAGGGCCGCTGACCGAATACAGCGGCTACGGTTTTGCGGTGCTCAAGTGGGGGATCAGCCTCAAACAGCTGGTGGTGTTGCAGATGTTTGCGGGTGTCTTCTTCCCGTGGGGGCAGATGACGCACTTTTCCGTTGGTGGTCTGGTACTGGCCGCTATCGTTGCCGCACTCAAGCTGCTGGTTGGCGTGCTGGTGATTGCGCTGTTTGAAAACAGCATGGCACGCCTGCGTTTTGTCGCAACATCGCGCATCACCTGGGCTGGTTTTGGTTTTGCATTTTTAGCGTTCGTCTCCTTTCTGGTGGCGTGA
- a CDS encoding formate hydrogenlyase regulatory protein HycA codes for MTIWEISEKADYIAQRHQQLQEQWHLYCNSLIQGITLSKARLHHAMSCAAQGDMRFVLFGHFTIYVTLADTFNSHTIEYYVETKEGDRECIAKAQLMADGMVDGHVSNRDRQQVLEHYLEKIAPVYNGLYTAVEHDLPVNLKQLMDTKTSANVA; via the coding sequence ATGACTATTTGGGAAATCAGCGAAAAAGCGGATTACATCGCGCAGCGCCATCAGCAGTTACAGGAGCAGTGGCACCTTTACTGCAACTCTCTGATTCAGGGCATCACCCTGTCGAAAGCCCGTCTTCACCACGCCATGAGCTGTGCAGCACAGGGTGATATGCGCTTTGTCCTCTTCGGCCACTTTACGATTTACGTCACGCTGGCAGACACCTTCAACAGCCACACCATCGAGTACTACGTCGAGACGAAAGAGGGCGACAGAGAGTGTATTGCGAAGGCGCAGCTGATGGCTGATGGCATGGTGGATGGTCATGTCAGCAACCGCGATCGTCAGCAGGTGCTGGAGCATTATCTGGAAAAAATCGCGCCAGTTTATAACGGTCTGTACACCGCCGTTGAACACGATCTCCCGGTCAACCTGAAGCAGCTGATGGATACAAAAACATCGGCGAATGTGGCCTGA
- a CDS encoding formate hydrogenlyase subunit 2 — protein sequence MNRFVIADSTVCIGCRTCEAACSETHRQHGLQSMPRLHVMRNEKESAPQLCHHCEDAPCAAVCPVNAITRVDGAVQLNESLCVSCKLCGIACPFGAIEFSGSRPLHIPANTNSPKAPPAPPAPARVSTLLDWVPGVRAVAVKCDLCSFDEQGPACVRTCPTKALILVNIRDIARTSKRKRELTIDTDFGDLSLLQALNEGAK from the coding sequence GTGAACCGTTTTGTAATAGCTGACTCGACGGTCTGTATTGGCTGTCGAACCTGTGAGGCGGCGTGTTCGGAAACCCACCGCCAGCACGGGCTACAGTCCATGCCGCGCCTGCACGTTATGCGTAATGAAAAAGAGTCTGCCCCGCAGCTCTGCCATCACTGTGAGGATGCGCCGTGCGCGGCTGTCTGCCCTGTTAATGCCATCACCCGTGTTGATGGCGCTGTACAACTGAACGAAAGCCTGTGCGTGAGCTGCAAGCTGTGCGGCATTGCCTGCCCGTTCGGAGCCATTGAATTTTCCGGTAGCCGTCCGCTGCATATTCCGGCCAATACGAATTCGCCGAAAGCGCCACCTGCGCCACCGGCTCCGGCGCGCGTGAGCACGCTGCTGGACTGGGTACCTGGCGTGCGTGCGGTGGCGGTGAAATGTGACCTGTGCAGTTTTGATGAGCAAGGCCCGGCCTGCGTACGTACCTGCCCAACTAAGGCGCTGATTCTGGTCAATATTCGCGATATCGCCCGTACCAGCAAGCGTAAACGCGAGCTGACCATCGATACTGATTTTGGCGATCTTTCTCTGCTTCAGGCGCTTAACGAGGGGGCGAAATGA
- a CDS encoding hydrogenase expression/formation protein has translation MRYVDEYRAPEQVMQLIGHLKTRAALLNYSAEKPLRIMEVCGGHTHAIFKFGLDQLLPENIEFIHGPGCPVCVLPMGRIDSCIEIASQPDVIFCTFGDAMRVPGKNGSLLQAKARGADIRIVYSPMDALTLATDNPERKVVFFGLGFETTMPATAITLQQAKTRNVDNFFFFCQHITLIPTLRSLLEEPGNGIDAFLAPGHVSMVIGTEAYGFIAEQYNRPLVVAGFEPLDLLQGVTMLVEQKITALSAVENQYRRVVPDAGNERAQRAIAEVFSVEGDSEWRGLGLIAESGVRLTPAYHAFDAEAHFRPRPQQVCDDPRARCGEVLTGKCKPHQCPLFGNTCNPHTAFGALMVSSEGACAAWYQYRNQECEA, from the coding sequence ATGCGTTACGTTGATGAATATCGCGCCCCCGAGCAGGTAATGCAGCTTATCGGGCATCTGAAAACGAGAGCTGCACTGCTGAACTACAGCGCTGAAAAGCCGTTACGGATTATGGAGGTGTGTGGCGGGCACACGCATGCGATCTTTAAATTTGGCCTCGACCAGCTTCTGCCGGAAAACATCGAGTTTATCCACGGCCCCGGCTGTCCGGTCTGCGTTCTGCCAATGGGACGCATCGACAGCTGTATCGAAATTGCCAGCCAGCCTGACGTCATTTTCTGCACGTTTGGCGATGCGATGCGCGTGCCTGGAAAAAATGGCTCACTGCTACAGGCTAAAGCCCGTGGTGCGGATATCCGGATCGTTTACTCGCCGATGGATGCCCTGACGCTGGCAACCGATAACCCTGAGCGTAAAGTCGTCTTTTTCGGGCTGGGTTTTGAGACCACGATGCCCGCCACGGCAATCACACTGCAGCAGGCTAAAACCCGCAACGTCGATAACTTTTTCTTTTTCTGCCAGCACATTACGCTCATCCCGACGTTACGCAGCCTGCTGGAAGAGCCGGGAAACGGCATTGACGCGTTTCTGGCACCGGGCCACGTCAGCATGGTTATCGGGACAGAAGCCTACGGTTTTATCGCTGAGCAGTACAATCGCCCGTTAGTGGTCGCTGGTTTCGAGCCACTTGATCTACTGCAAGGCGTAACCATGCTGGTTGAGCAGAAAATAACAGCCCTGAGTGCAGTGGAAAACCAGTACCGCCGCGTAGTGCCCGATGCCGGTAATGAACGAGCCCAGCGTGCCATTGCGGAAGTGTTTAGCGTTGAAGGCGACAGCGAATGGCGTGGGCTGGGGCTGATTGCCGAATCAGGCGTGCGCCTGACGCCTGCGTATCACGCATTCGATGCCGAAGCACATTTCCGCCCGCGGCCACAACAGGTTTGCGACGATCCCCGCGCCCGCTGCGGCGAGGTGCTTACCGGAAAATGCAAACCCCATCAATGCCCGTTATTTGGCAACACCTGTAACCCGCACACCGCCTTTGGCGCGCTGATGGTCTCCTCCGAAGGGGCATGTGCCGCGTGGTATCAGTATCGCAATCAGGAGTGTGAAGCATGA
- a CDS encoding formate hydrogenlyase subunit 3: MNAMTMINSAVAYYAATAILALVFSFHKTLSGWIAGIGGVVGSLMTLAAGGVMLSGGQSAEAVMPLIHHSIQLTPLNAIWLVTFGLCGVFISLFNIDWHRHHNTKANGLLVNLLMATAVCTVTASNLGALVVMAEIMALCGVFLTGCSTSGKLWFALGRLGTLLLALTCWLVWSRYGTLDFSLLNERTQVLPFGADIWLTGVVGFGLLAGIIPLHGWVPQAHANASAPAAALFSTVVMKVGLFGILALSLTGGKPPLWWGVVLLVAGMVTAFVGGLYALMEHNIQRLLAYHTLENIGIILLGLGAGVTGLALNQPALVAAGFIGGLYHLVNHSLFKSTLFLGAGSVWFRTGHRDIEKLGGIGKKMPVISLAMLVGLMAMAALPPLNGFAGEWVIYQSFFALGQSDVFIARLSGPLLAAGLAITGALAVMCMAKVYGVTFLGAPRTREAENACCAPVLMATSVVALALCCIAGGIAAPWLLPLLGNAVPLPLTTAHTTVSQPMIALLLIAAPLLPFVLMLFFKRDRLASRSRGTAWACGYEHEQSMVITAHGFAMPVKENFSTVLKLRHWLNPVGWVPGWQSAAAPALFRRLAVIELAVLVVIVISRGA, from the coding sequence ATGAACGCGATGACGATGATTAACAGCGCGGTAGCGTACTATGCTGCCACCGCTATTCTGGCGCTGGTCTTCTCTTTTCATAAAACCCTGAGCGGCTGGATTGCGGGCATTGGCGGGGTAGTTGGCAGCCTGATGACACTGGCTGCCGGTGGAGTGATGTTGTCTGGCGGGCAATCCGCAGAAGCGGTGATGCCGCTTATCCACCACAGCATTCAGCTTACACCGCTGAATGCTATCTGGCTGGTAACGTTTGGCCTCTGCGGCGTGTTTATCAGCCTGTTCAATATCGACTGGCACCGCCATCACAATACCAAAGCAAACGGTCTGCTGGTTAACCTGCTGATGGCGACGGCGGTCTGTACCGTAACCGCCAGTAACCTCGGCGCGCTGGTGGTAATGGCAGAAATCATGGCGCTGTGCGGCGTGTTCCTGACCGGCTGTAGCACGTCCGGCAAACTGTGGTTTGCGCTGGGTCGCCTCGGCACGCTGCTGCTGGCGCTCACCTGCTGGTTGGTGTGGAGCCGTTACGGCACGCTGGATTTTTCCCTGCTGAATGAACGCACGCAGGTGCTGCCGTTTGGGGCGGATATCTGGCTGACGGGCGTGGTGGGTTTTGGCTTGCTGGCCGGGATCATTCCGCTGCACGGCTGGGTGCCGCAGGCGCATGCGAATGCCTCTGCGCCGGCGGCCGCACTCTTCTCGACGGTTGTCATGAAGGTGGGGCTATTCGGCATTCTGGCGCTGTCGCTGACGGGGGGGAAACCGCCGCTGTGGTGGGGCGTGGTGCTGCTGGTCGCTGGCATGGTCACGGCGTTTGTCGGCGGTCTGTACGCGCTGATGGAACACAATATCCAGCGTCTGCTGGCGTATCACACCCTGGAAAATATCGGCATTATCCTGCTGGGTCTTGGCGCGGGAGTGACCGGGCTGGCGCTCAATCAACCGGCGCTGGTTGCTGCCGGGTTTATCGGCGGCTTGTATCATCTCGTCAACCACAGCCTGTTTAAAAGCACGCTGTTCCTCGGTGCTGGCAGCGTCTGGTTCCGCACGGGTCACCGTGATATCGAAAAGCTCGGCGGTATCGGCAAAAAAATGCCTGTGATTTCACTTGCGATGCTGGTGGGGTTGATGGCGATGGCCGCACTGCCGCCGCTGAACGGCTTTGCCGGTGAGTGGGTGATTTACCAGTCCTTCTTCGCGCTCGGCCAGAGCGACGTATTTATTGCGCGCCTGTCAGGGCCACTGCTGGCAGCGGGCCTGGCGATTACCGGGGCGCTGGCGGTGATGTGTATGGCAAAAGTCTACGGCGTGACTTTCCTCGGTGCGCCGCGCACGCGTGAAGCTGAAAACGCCTGCTGTGCGCCGGTACTGATGGCGACAAGCGTGGTCGCGCTGGCGCTGTGCTGCATTGCGGGGGGGATCGCTGCACCTTGGCTACTGCCATTGCTGGGGAATGCGGTTCCACTGCCGTTGACCACGGCACATACCACCGTTTCCCAGCCGATGATTGCGCTGCTGCTGATTGCCGCACCGCTGCTGCCGTTTGTCCTGATGCTGTTCTTCAAACGTGACCGACTCGCTTCCCGCTCGCGCGGTACTGCATGGGCCTGCGGCTATGAGCATGAACAATCTATGGTCATCACGGCGCACGGTTTTGCCATGCCAGTAAAAGAGAACTTCTCCACCGTGCTGAAACTGCGCCACTGGCTGAACCCGGTAGGTTGGGTTCCGGGCTGGCAGAGTGCCGCTGCACCTGCATTGTTCCGCCGCCTGGCCGTTATTGAGCTGGCGGTGCTGGTGGTGATTGTGATTTCGCGAGGAGCCTGA